In Bacillus sp. NP247, one DNA window encodes the following:
- a CDS encoding nucleoside hydrolase — translation MSKKVLIFCDPGIDDTIALLLAFFIDEIDIVGIVADYGNVPKEMAVQNAHFLKQKSKNRDIKIFGGSERPLNGCPPAFFTDVHGKKGLGPIIPNEKLQNGEMENFFEVIPLIEQYKDELIIVSLGRLTSLAILFILYKNLMQQIKSYYVMGGSFLHPGNVTPVSEANFYGDPIAANIVLQSASNMYIYPLNVTQYSIVTPDMAEYIEAKGKASLVKPLFDHYYYGYYEKILPQLKGCPFHDTLPILALLDNSMFTYYKSPITVMTESYAQGVSIGDFRSLVGSSPFVNRPSQQIAIDFDYNLFFKYFMSLMTDEQF, via the coding sequence ATGTCTAAAAAAGTTCTCATTTTTTGTGACCCTGGAATCGACGATACGATAGCTCTCCTCCTCGCATTCTTTATCGATGAAATTGACATCGTTGGGATTGTCGCTGATTACGGCAATGTTCCAAAAGAAATGGCCGTACAAAATGCTCATTTTCTTAAACAAAAATCAAAAAATAGAGATATAAAAATATTTGGTGGTTCAGAACGTCCTCTCAATGGATGTCCACCTGCTTTTTTTACCGATGTTCACGGTAAAAAAGGATTAGGACCAATCATCCCAAATGAAAAGTTACAAAACGGAGAAATGGAGAATTTCTTTGAAGTTATCCCTCTTATCGAGCAGTATAAAGACGAACTAATCATTGTAAGTTTAGGGCGACTCACTTCCCTAGCTATTTTATTTATTTTATATAAAAACTTAATGCAGCAAATTAAATCTTATTATGTAATGGGTGGTTCCTTTTTGCACCCAGGTAATGTAACTCCCGTATCAGAAGCCAATTTTTATGGTGATCCAATCGCGGCTAACATTGTATTACAATCCGCATCCAACATGTACATATACCCGTTAAATGTAACGCAGTATTCCATCGTTACACCTGACATGGCTGAATATATTGAGGCGAAAGGAAAGGCTTCTCTCGTCAAACCTCTATTCGATCATTACTACTATGGATATTACGAAAAAATTTTACCACAATTAAAAGGCTGCCCTTTTCATGACACGCTACCGATATTAGCTTTACTTGATAATTCTATGTTTACCTACTACAAATCACCAATTACCGTCATGACCGAATCTTACGCTCAAGGAGTAAGCATCGGTGATTTCCGCTCTTTAGTAGGATCAAGCCCATTCGTCAATCGGCCCTCACAGCAAATTGCTATCGATTTTGATTACAATCTCTTCTTTAAATACTTCATGTCACTTATGACGGACGAACAATTTTAG
- a CDS encoding carboxylesterase: MKLASPKPFTFEGGDRAVLLLHGFTGNSADVRMLGRFLEKKGYTCHAPIYKGHGVPPEELVHTGPEDWWKDVMNAYQHLKDQGYEKIAAVGLSLGGVFSLKLAYTLPILGVVPMCAPMYIKSEEIMYQGILAYAREYKKREQKSPERIEQEMFEFKQTPMNTLKALQELIRDVRNNVDMIYAPTFVVQARHDEMINTDSANIIYNGVESTLKDIKWYEDSTHVITLDKERDVLHEDVYNFLEQLDW, translated from the coding sequence ATGAAATTAGCATCTCCAAAACCATTTACATTTGAAGGCGGAGACCGCGCTGTTTTATTATTACATGGATTTACAGGGAACTCAGCTGATGTACGTATGCTTGGACGTTTTTTAGAGAAGAAAGGCTATACTTGTCATGCACCAATTTATAAAGGACACGGTGTACCACCAGAAGAGCTTGTTCATACAGGTCCTGAAGACTGGTGGAAAGATGTAATGAATGCCTATCAGCATTTAAAAGATCAAGGTTACGAGAAAATAGCTGCGGTTGGATTATCATTAGGCGGAGTATTCTCATTAAAACTTGCTTATACATTACCGATTTTAGGTGTTGTACCAATGTGTGCACCGATGTACATTAAAAGTGAAGAAATTATGTACCAAGGTATATTGGCATATGCCCGCGAATATAAAAAGCGTGAGCAAAAATCACCAGAACGAATTGAGCAGGAAATGTTTGAATTTAAACAGACACCGATGAATACATTAAAAGCATTACAAGAGTTGATTCGTGATGTACGCAATAATGTTGATATGATTTATGCTCCAACATTTGTTGTGCAAGCACGCCATGATGAAATGATTAATACGGATAGTGCTAACATTATTTATAATGGTGTAGAATCTACGTTAAAAGACATTAAATGGTATGAAGACTCTACGCATGTCATTACACTTGATAAAGAACGTGATGTGCTACATGAGGATGTATATAACTTCTTGGAGCAACTAGATTGGTAA
- a CDS encoding response regulator transcription factor codes for MKQVLVIKNERSLAKKIVSGLTQEGYFILKLHNENQGLNIIYEQDWDIIVLDWDSLSISGPEICRQIRLVKTTPIIIVTDNISSKDCVAGLQAGADDYIRKPFAKEELVARVQAILRRSDCIQQNETNFFQFKDLFVDASSHIVKKGGKNLSLTKREYDLLVFLIKNKNTILSREMLLNQVWGYNVVVNPNVVDLYIGYVRKKLKCEKKDRYIETIHGRGYSMVE; via the coding sequence GTGAAGCAGGTGTTGGTAATTAAGAATGAACGGTCTTTAGCAAAGAAAATCGTAAGCGGTCTAACGCAAGAAGGCTATTTCATTTTAAAACTTCACAATGAAAACCAAGGTTTAAATATAATATATGAACAAGATTGGGATATTATCGTATTGGATTGGGATTCATTAAGTATATCGGGACCAGAAATTTGTAGACAAATACGATTAGTTAAAACGACACCGATAATTATTGTGACCGACAATATTTCTAGCAAGGATTGCGTAGCAGGGTTACAAGCAGGAGCAGATGATTATATAAGAAAACCATTTGCGAAAGAAGAATTAGTAGCAAGGGTTCAAGCTATTTTAAGGAGAAGTGACTGTATCCAGCAAAATGAGACAAACTTTTTTCAGTTTAAAGATCTCTTTGTTGATGCATCTAGCCATATTGTGAAAAAAGGTGGTAAAAATCTCTCGCTTACGAAGCGCGAGTATGATTTACTTGTATTTTTAATTAAGAATAAAAATACAATATTGAGCCGTGAAATGCTTTTGAATCAGGTTTGGGGATATAACGTAGTAGTCAATCCAAATGTAGTAGACTTATATATTGGGTATGTAAGAAAAAAGTTAAAGTGCGAGAAGAAAGACAGATATATTGAAACGATACATGGCAGAGGCTATTCAATGGTTGAATGA
- a CDS encoding CidA/LrgA family holin-like protein gives MMNMKLTKILVQIAALYVFYMVGNWVQEMLNIPIPGSLIGMFLLLVLLSLKVLPVKWFDLGAETLVAIMPFLLIPPTLGLMNYGAFFMSKGISLFITVVASTFLIIIVAGHTGQYLANRKEKETQ, from the coding sequence ATGATGAACATGAAACTTACAAAGATTCTTGTCCAAATTGCTGCTCTTTATGTATTTTATATGGTTGGAAATTGGGTGCAAGAAATGTTGAATATTCCGATTCCGGGAAGTTTGATTGGTATGTTCCTCCTACTTGTTTTACTTAGCCTAAAAGTACTTCCAGTGAAATGGTTTGATTTAGGAGCAGAAACACTCGTTGCTATTATGCCGTTTTTATTAATTCCGCCAACGCTTGGCTTAATGAATTACGGTGCTTTTTTTATGAGTAAAGGAATTTCTCTTTTCATTACAGTTGTAGCGAGTACGTTTTTAATTATTATTGTCGCAGGACATACAGGACAATATCTTGCGAATAGAAAGGAAAAAGAGACACAATGA
- a CDS encoding siderophore ABC transporter substrate-binding protein gives MKKTMLLKLVSILAIFTLMLVACSDSSKETSKANKGDSSDKPKTVEITDAHGTVKVPVNPKNVVALDNRTFETLADWGIKLAAAPKDVMPADSAYVKDSKVQNIGNHREPNLEIIAAANPELVIVGQRFAGHYEEIKKLVPNAAVIDLNVDVSEKATKPGENLVKGLKDSTISLGKIFDKDKEAKKLVTDFDKSIENVKSAYNGKDKVMSVIVTGGNIGFAAPHSGRVWGPMYEIFGWTPALEVSNSTAGHKGDDVSVEAIAQTNPDWLFVLDRDAATSDAATSAPAQDVISKSPALQNTTAVSKKQIVYAPADTYTNESIETYIELFGNIAKTLAK, from the coding sequence ATGAAAAAAACTATGCTTTTAAAATTAGTAAGTATTCTAGCAATTTTCACTTTAATGTTAGTAGCTTGCTCAGATTCAAGTAAGGAAACTTCGAAAGCTAATAAAGGTGATAGTAGTGATAAGCCAAAAACGGTTGAAATCACTGATGCACATGGAACTGTTAAAGTCCCTGTAAATCCAAAGAATGTAGTTGCTTTAGATAATAGAACTTTTGAAACTTTAGCTGATTGGGGAATTAAATTAGCGGCTGCTCCAAAGGATGTAATGCCTGCAGATTCAGCATATGTAAAGGATAGTAAAGTTCAAAATATTGGAAATCACCGCGAACCAAATCTTGAAATTATTGCAGCGGCAAACCCTGAACTTGTAATCGTTGGTCAAAGATTTGCTGGCCATTACGAAGAGATCAAAAAATTAGTGCCAAATGCAGCTGTTATTGATCTTAATGTTGATGTTTCTGAGAAAGCTACTAAGCCTGGAGAAAACTTAGTAAAAGGACTTAAAGATTCTACAATTTCTTTAGGAAAAATCTTTGATAAAGATAAAGAAGCTAAAAAATTAGTAACTGATTTTGATAAATCTATTGAAAATGTAAAATCTGCTTATAATGGAAAAGATAAAGTTATGAGTGTTATCGTTACTGGTGGGAATATTGGTTTTGCTGCTCCTCACTCTGGTCGCGTTTGGGGACCAATGTATGAGATTTTCGGTTGGACTCCAGCGCTAGAAGTGTCTAATTCTACTGCAGGTCATAAAGGTGATGACGTTTCTGTTGAAGCGATTGCACAAACAAATCCTGATTGGCTTTTCGTATTAGATCGTGATGCTGCAACATCTGATGCTGCTACTTCAGCTCCTGCTCAGGATGTTATTTCTAAATCACCTGCTCTTCAAAACACAACTGCTGTTTCTAAAAAACAAATTGTTTATGCACCAGCAGATACTTACACAAATGAATCAATTGAGACTTATATAGAGTTGTTTGGAAATATTGCAAAAACTTTAGCTAAGTAG
- a CDS encoding LrgB family protein, with amino-acid sequence MSQILIGIGWVLFTVLLYQLSKKIYGLFPTPFTIPMLVATGLMAFLFIVLDIPYQNYMESGGGWIAKLLGPGVVAFAIPLYKQRHVLQKYVVPIAGGVLVGTTVAIASDFAIASLMGTDKSLILSSLPKSVTMPVAMSVSEQVGGVPSLTAAFVVIAGITGTITGPILLKWSRVTNSVGKGIGFGCASHIMGVMRAMKNNEHEGVIGSVTMTLTAILTCLLGPLFAMVFM; translated from the coding sequence ATGAGCCAAATATTAATCGGAATCGGTTGGGTTCTTTTTACGGTGCTATTATATCAATTATCTAAAAAAATCTACGGATTATTTCCAACGCCATTTACCATTCCAATGCTTGTTGCGACAGGATTAATGGCTTTCTTATTTATAGTGCTTGATATACCATATCAAAATTATATGGAAAGTGGTGGTGGCTGGATTGCGAAGCTACTCGGACCAGGTGTTGTAGCATTTGCAATCCCACTTTATAAACAACGTCATGTTCTGCAAAAATATGTTGTACCAATTGCTGGTGGTGTATTAGTAGGTACAACAGTTGCTATTGCAAGTGATTTTGCTATTGCCTCACTTATGGGAACAGATAAAAGCTTAATTTTATCTTCTTTACCAAAATCAGTGACAATGCCAGTTGCGATGAGTGTATCTGAACAAGTTGGTGGTGTCCCGTCCTTAACAGCAGCCTTCGTCGTTATCGCAGGTATTACTGGAACAATTACAGGACCAATTTTATTAAAATGGAGCCGAGTTACAAACTCAGTTGGTAAAGGTATTGGCTTTGGATGTGCTTCTCATATTATGGGTGTTATGAGAGCGATGAAGAATAATGAGCATGAAGGTGTTATTGGATCGGTAACAATGACATTAACAGCAATTTTGACATGTTTGCTCGGACCGTTATTCGCAATGGTGTTTATGTAA
- the smpB gene encoding SsrA-binding protein: MPKGTGKVIAQNKKAFHDYFIEETYEAGLVLQGTEIKSIRAGRVNLKDAFARIHNGEVWVHNMHINTYEQGNRFNHDPLRTRKLLLHKKEIDKLAGYAKETGYALIPVRIYLKNGFAKMALGLAKGKKQYDKRHDLKEKEAKREIARVFRDRQKM, from the coding sequence ATGCCAAAAGGTACAGGTAAGGTTATTGCGCAAAATAAAAAAGCATTTCATGATTATTTTATCGAAGAAACATACGAAGCAGGGCTTGTCCTTCAAGGAACGGAAATTAAGTCGATTCGCGCTGGACGCGTGAACTTGAAAGATGCGTTTGCACGTATACATAATGGTGAAGTATGGGTTCATAATATGCATATTAATACATATGAACAAGGGAATCGTTTCAATCACGATCCACTTCGTACGAGAAAATTACTTCTTCATAAAAAAGAAATTGATAAGCTGGCAGGTTATGCAAAAGAAACAGGTTATGCATTAATTCCAGTTAGAATCTATTTGAAAAATGGATTTGCGAAAATGGCACTTGGTTTAGCAAAAGGTAAGAAGCAATATGATAAACGTCACGATTTAAAAGAGAAAGAAGCTAAACGTGAAATTGCACGCGTGTTTCGTGATCGTCAAAAGATGTAA
- a CDS encoding VOC family protein, protein MKDKLLRVGTIYIPVTNIELSSEWYVNKLGSELSYKDEDKAILNFANQSFFLVKSQINQSLNFYDFCGEERFSLTFEVNGLNALESIHNDFIKKEIKVGEIENRGHTGKNFVFYDLDGNKFDIWSELSPIFKEKYLISQ, encoded by the coding sequence ATGAAAGATAAATTATTGAGGGTTGGAACTATTTATATTCCTGTTACCAATATAGAGCTTTCTTCAGAATGGTATGTAAACAAATTAGGTTCAGAGCTAAGTTATAAAGACGAAGACAAGGCTATTCTTAACTTCGCAAACCAAAGTTTTTTTCTGGTTAAATCCCAAATAAATCAAAGCTTAAATTTTTACGATTTTTGTGGTGAAGAGCGCTTCTCTTTAACATTTGAAGTTAATGGTTTAAATGCACTTGAATCAATCCATAATGATTTTATAAAAAAAGAAATAAAAGTTGGAGAGATCGAGAACAGAGGACACACTGGAAAGAACTTTGTTTTTTATGATTTAGATGGTAATAAATTTGATATTTGGAGTGAATTAAGTCCCATCTTCAAAGAAAAATATTTAATATCGCAATAA
- the eno gene encoding phosphopyruvate hydratase — protein sequence MSTIIDVYAREVLDSRGNPTVEVEVYTESGAFGRAIVPSGASTGEHEAVELRDGDKSRYLGKGVLNAVNNVNEAIAPEIVGFDVTDQAGIDRAMIELDGTPNKGKLGANAILGVSMAVAHAAADFVGLPLYRYLGGFNAKQLPTPMMNIINGGSHADNNVDFQEFMILPVGAPTFKESIRMGAEVFHALKAVLHDKGLNTAVGDEGGFAPNLGSNREALEVIIEAIEKAGYKAGENVFLGMDVASSEFYNKETGKYDLAGEGRTGLTSAEMVDFYEELCKDFPIISIEDGLDENDWDGHKLLTERIGDKVQLVGDDLFVTNTQKLAEGIEKGISNSILIKVNQIGTLTETFEAIEMAKRAGYTAVVSHRSGETEDATIADIAVATNAGQIKTGSMSRTDRIAKYNQLLRIEDELGEIAVYAGLQSFYNIKR from the coding sequence ATGTCAACAATTATTGATGTTTATGCTCGCGAAGTCCTTGACTCTCGTGGTAACCCAACTGTAGAAGTAGAAGTTTACACAGAAAGCGGCGCATTCGGACGCGCTATCGTACCAAGTGGTGCATCTACTGGTGAGCACGAAGCAGTAGAATTACGTGACGGTGACAAATCTCGTTACCTTGGTAAAGGTGTTCTTAACGCAGTAAACAACGTTAACGAAGCAATCGCTCCAGAAATCGTTGGTTTCGACGTAACTGACCAAGCTGGTATCGACCGTGCTATGATCGAATTAGATGGCACTCCAAACAAAGGTAAACTAGGCGCTAACGCTATCCTTGGTGTATCTATGGCAGTAGCTCACGCAGCAGCTGACTTCGTAGGTCTTCCATTATACCGTTACCTTGGTGGATTCAATGCAAAACAATTACCAACTCCAATGATGAACATCATCAACGGTGGTTCTCACGCTGATAACAACGTTGACTTCCAAGAGTTCATGATCTTACCAGTTGGTGCTCCAACATTCAAAGAATCAATCCGTATGGGTGCTGAAGTATTCCATGCACTTAAAGCTGTATTACATGACAAAGGTCTTAACACTGCAGTAGGTGACGAAGGTGGATTCGCTCCAAACCTTGGTTCTAACCGTGAAGCATTAGAAGTAATCATCGAAGCTATCGAAAAAGCTGGTTACAAAGCTGGCGAGAACGTATTCTTAGGAATGGACGTTGCTTCTTCTGAGTTCTACAACAAAGAAACTGGTAAATATGACCTTGCAGGCGAAGGCCGTACTGGCTTAACTTCTGCAGAAATGGTTGATTTCTACGAAGAGCTTTGCAAAGACTTCCCAATCATCTCTATTGAAGATGGTTTAGACGAAAACGACTGGGATGGTCACAAATTATTAACTGAGCGTATCGGTGATAAAGTACAATTAGTTGGTGACGATTTATTCGTAACTAACACTCAAAAACTTGCTGAAGGTATCGAAAAAGGTATCTCTAACTCAATCTTAATTAAAGTTAACCAAATCGGTACTTTAACTGAGACTTTCGAAGCAATCGAAATGGCTAAACGTGCTGGTTACACAGCAGTTGTATCTCACCGTTCTGGTGAAACTGAAGATGCTACAATCGCTGACATCGCAGTTGCAACTAACGCTGGCCAAATCAAAACTGGTTCTATGAGCCGTACTGACCGTATTGCTAAGTACAACCAATTATTACGTATCGAAGACGAGCTAGGCGAAATCGCTGTTTACGCTGGTTTACAATCTTTCTACAATATCAAACGATAA
- the secG gene encoding preprotein translocase subunit SecG has product MHTLLSVLLIIVSILMIVMVLMQSSNSSGLSGAISGGAEQLFGKQKARGIEAVLNRITVVLAVLFFVLTIGVTYLNL; this is encoded by the coding sequence GTGCATACGTTATTATCAGTTTTACTTATTATTGTATCGATTTTAATGATTGTTATGGTACTTATGCAGTCTAGTAATAGCTCAGGCCTTTCAGGCGCTATTTCAGGTGGTGCAGAGCAATTGTTTGGTAAGCAAAAGGCACGTGGAATTGAAGCGGTATTAAACCGTATTACAGTTGTTTTAGCTGTATTATTCTTCGTACTAACAATTGGTGTTACGTACTTAAATTTATAG
- the rnr gene encoding ribonuclease R: MREEAYKPLTIQELEAAFGIEGSEGFKDFVKALVMMEEKGLVIRTRSNRYGLPEKMNLVRGKLIGHARGFAFVVPEEKKTGDDDLFIPPTELNGALHGDTVLARVSAQSSGSRPEGTIVRILERGTKELVGTYTESKNFGFVIPDNKRWTSDIFILKSASMGAVEGHKVVVKITSYPENRLSAEGEVIQILGHKNDPGVDILSVIHKHHLPLAFPEEVMEHANSVPETISEEDIKDRRDLRDQMIVTIDGADAKDLDDAVTVTKLENGNYKLGVHIADVSHYVQEGSPIDVEAAERATSVYLVDRVIPMIPHRLSNGICSLNPKVDRLTLSCEMEINNLGDVVKHEIFQSVIKTTERMTYADVRSILEDEDEALIERYEPLVLMFKEMGQLAQILREKRMRRGAIDFDFKEAKVLVDEEGKPTDVVMRDRSVSEKLIEEFMLVANETVAEHFHWMNVPFMYRVHEDPKEDKLERFFEFVTNFGYAVKGRANEIHPRALQQILEMVQGQPEEIVISTVMLRSMKQARYDSESLGHFGLSTEFYTHFTSPIRRYPDTIVHRLIREYVINGKVDNETQAKWRENLPEIAEHSSNMERRAVEAERETDEMKKAEYMVDKIGEEYDGMISSVTNFGLFVELPNTIEGLVHVSYLTDDYYRYDEKHFAMIGERTGNVFRIGDEITIRVINVNKDERAIDFEIVGMKGTPRRKFKDRPVVIEQPKGGRKKRGSRSERSNERGGERGTGRKFDRDGKGKGKGRGSASGAASGSASASQPGKKDGNGKKKKGFFENVPGFKKKKKKRK, translated from the coding sequence ATGAGAGAAGAAGCGTATAAACCGTTAACGATACAAGAATTAGAAGCGGCATTTGGAATCGAAGGCTCTGAGGGCTTTAAAGATTTCGTAAAGGCACTTGTAATGATGGAGGAAAAGGGGCTTGTTATCCGCACGCGTAGCAATCGCTACGGTCTTCCGGAAAAAATGAACTTAGTGCGCGGTAAATTAATTGGGCACGCACGTGGTTTTGCGTTCGTTGTTCCAGAAGAGAAGAAAACTGGAGATGATGACCTTTTCATTCCACCCACAGAATTAAATGGCGCACTTCATGGTGATACAGTATTAGCACGTGTTAGCGCACAATCAAGTGGATCACGCCCAGAAGGTACAATTGTTCGTATTTTAGAGCGTGGAACGAAAGAATTAGTTGGTACATATACAGAATCGAAGAACTTTGGGTTTGTTATACCTGATAATAAGCGTTGGACAAGTGATATTTTCATCTTGAAAAGCGCATCAATGGGCGCTGTAGAAGGCCATAAAGTAGTTGTGAAAATTACGAGTTATCCAGAGAATCGTTTAAGTGCGGAAGGTGAAGTTATTCAAATTCTAGGTCATAAAAATGACCCAGGGGTAGATATTTTATCTGTTATTCATAAACATCATTTACCTTTAGCGTTCCCTGAAGAGGTGATGGAGCATGCAAACAGTGTACCAGAAACGATTTCAGAAGAAGATATAAAAGATCGCCGTGACCTGCGTGATCAAATGATTGTTACAATTGACGGTGCAGATGCAAAAGACTTAGATGACGCTGTTACAGTAACGAAGCTTGAGAACGGTAACTATAAGCTCGGTGTTCATATTGCGGATGTAAGTCATTACGTTCAAGAAGGTTCTCCAATTGATGTTGAAGCAGCAGAGAGAGCGACGAGTGTATATCTTGTAGACCGTGTAATTCCGATGATTCCGCATCGTTTATCAAACGGTATTTGTTCATTAAATCCGAAAGTGGACCGTCTAACACTATCTTGTGAAATGGAAATCAACAATCTAGGTGATGTTGTAAAACACGAGATTTTCCAAAGTGTAATTAAAACGACAGAGCGTATGACATATGCTGACGTAAGAAGCATTTTAGAAGATGAAGACGAAGCGCTAATTGAACGCTACGAGCCGCTAGTGCTAATGTTTAAAGAAATGGGGCAGTTAGCACAAATTTTACGTGAAAAACGTATGCGCCGTGGTGCGATTGACTTTGACTTTAAAGAGGCAAAAGTACTAGTAGATGAAGAAGGAAAACCGACTGATGTTGTAATGCGTGATCGTTCTGTATCAGAGAAGTTAATTGAAGAGTTTATGCTTGTTGCGAACGAAACAGTAGCGGAGCATTTCCACTGGATGAACGTACCGTTTATGTACCGTGTCCATGAAGATCCGAAAGAAGATAAGCTTGAGCGTTTCTTCGAGTTTGTAACAAACTTCGGATATGCGGTAAAAGGACGTGCGAACGAAATACACCCTCGTGCATTGCAACAAATTCTTGAAATGGTTCAAGGGCAGCCGGAAGAAATAGTAATTTCAACAGTTATGCTTCGTTCTATGAAGCAAGCACGTTATGATTCGGAGAGCTTAGGACATTTCGGTTTATCAACTGAGTTCTACACGCATTTCACATCACCAATTCGTCGTTACCCAGATACGATTGTTCATAGGTTGATTCGTGAATACGTCATTAATGGTAAAGTAGACAACGAAACGCAAGCGAAATGGCGTGAAAACTTACCTGAGATTGCAGAGCACTCTTCTAATATGGAACGTCGTGCTGTTGAAGCAGAGCGTGAAACAGATGAAATGAAAAAAGCAGAGTATATGGTTGATAAGATTGGCGAAGAGTATGACGGTATGATTAGCTCTGTAACAAACTTCGGTTTATTCGTAGAGCTTCCAAATACAATTGAAGGTCTTGTACACGTTAGCTATTTAACAGATGATTACTATCGTTATGACGAGAAGCATTTTGCGATGATTGGAGAACGTACAGGTAACGTATTCCGCATCGGTGACGAAATTACAATTCGTGTTATTAACGTAAATAAAGACGAGCGCGCAATCGACTTTGAAATCGTTGGCATGAAAGGTACACCTCGTCGTAAATTCAAAGATCGTCCAGTTGTTATTGAGCAACCAAAAGGTGGCAGAAAGAAACGCGGTAGTCGTAGCGAGCGCAGTAATGAGCGCGGCGGTGAACGTGGCACGGGTAGAAAATTTGACCGTGATGGCAAAGGAAAAGGCAAAGGAAGAGGATCAGCATCAGGGGCTGCATCAGGATCAGCATCCGCTAGTCAGCCAGGGAAAAAAGATGGTAATGGCAAGAAGAAAAAAGGATTCTTCGAAAATGTACCAGGATTCAAGAAGAAAAAGAAAAAGCGTAAGTAA